The Desulfococcus multivorans DNA window CGACGGACAGACCGGTTTTACGGGCGGTGTTGGTATCGCAGATCAATGGACTGGCCATGCCCAAGATCCTGAGCATTGGCGCGATTCGCACTATCGTGTCCAAGGTCCCGTGGTGGCGCAGATGCAAGCGGTCTTTATGGACAACTGGATCAAAGTCAGCGGTGATGTACTCCTTGGGTTTGATTTTTGTAAGAACACAAAATCGCGCGAAGGCTTGACGCACGGGCATCCGCGCGAATGAACGAGATTCAGCGTGTGTCTACGAAATCGGGCTGTTTTCAGGTCAGTTTTTCCAGCTCGATGACCTGCTTTGGAGGGGTGATCTTTAACAATTTAAGAATGTTGATGGTTTTGGCGGGCAGCTCGTTGCGCATGAGCACACGGAAATTTAAATTGAAAAATTCTGTGATCTGGAGCTCATCCAGCGCGCCTTGGATCTGGTGCCAGGGCCTGTCGCATGCCAGCTCGGCGACACGCTCGATCAGGAGCGCCAGGACACAGATTTTGACGTGGGCCTCGATGCGCCGGGATGCCCAGTGGTACATGGGCATCATCCTGATCTGGGTCCGCTTCAGGGAGCGGAAACAGCGTTCGATGACCATCAGGCCTTTATAGCCGCAGGCGGCGTCCTCCAGGCTGATGGTGTCGTCGTTGGTCTCGAGGACCCACTTGCCGTCATAGGTTTCCGCTTCCCGTATTTTGCCCCGGTCGATGCGGACCTTGTTGGTCTTGGTGACCTTCAGGTAGCGCTTGAAGCGGCGGGAGGCCAGCAGCTCGATGGCCCATTGGGCGGTTGCCGATGCATCCTTGTGGGACTCGAGCTCCTTCTCCAGGACGGCGACGGTCATCTCCCGGTGCTTGCGCTGCCGTTCGGCCTCCCTGGGGTTGTAGCAGAGGATATAGCGCCTGCGGCGCTCGCCGTCGCCGACGACAACCTCCTTTGCATGGAGGTTGTCCTTGAAAACGGTGTAGCGGCCGCGCTTGCTCAGGACTTTTTTGCGGATCTCGGCCACGTTGGACATGCGGCAGGCCAGGAGGTACTTGCCGCAGGCCCTGGCCAGTTCCCTGCGGTTGTCCTCGGAGTTCATGCCCGAGTCGGCGACAAACATGGCACGGCCCAGGTTCCAGCCCCTCAGGTCCGCCCGAACCTTCTCGACGGTCGCCACGTCGGAGGTGTTGCCCGGCAGCACCCAGCTGCGCACGGGGATGCCCTCGCGGGTCACCGCCAGGGCGACCACCACCTGGGGGCTCCACGTGCCCTCCTTGGAGTGGCCGAACTTGCGCAGGGTGGCATTGGCGTACCGGTCGGGGTCGTCCTCCTGGTCCACATGAAAAGACGCGGTGGTCGTATCATAGAAGATCAGGTCGACCTCCAGATTGAAGAGATCGGCGATATGAAAGAAGATGGCCTCCTCGATCTTGTCAGCATGTTCGTACAGCAGGTCCATCGCCTCGTACATGTGTTTGAGTTGGAGACCGTCGCAGGAAGGGAGATAGACCCTGGAGAGCCAGCGGTCCCATACGCCAAGCTTGGACTCGGGATCGCACAGCCGGTTGGCGGTCATGGCCATCAGGGCTCTTTCATAGGGAACCCGCAGGCCTTTGGCGTTGACGACGCCTTCCAGTGTCTTTTTCAGTCCGAGCCGCTCCCAGAGGGCCTCGATGACCATCGGGCAACCAAAGGCTCGGGTTTTCCGGATCTTCAGGTCTTCGAAGAAGCCCGCTTCGCCCGGCGGTGTGGCGCTCAGAACTTCATCATCAAGAGGATCGACGACGGTTATCCCGCATACCCGGGCGATGGATCTGCACAGCCGGATCAGCTCCTGCCGGTCGAGCTGGTCGGCACGGCCGAAGTTGTGGATGATTCTGGCAACCGGCTTGCGGGTATCCGGGTGGCGCTCGTTATGCGCCAGCTGGAAATATTCGACCACGGAGCCGTCTTTGTTCTTTCGCTTCGTAGACCGCAGATACATGTTTACGTTTATGGCATTTTATTCCCTTTGAGTCAATAGAAAATTGATAATTCGTGTGCCTACGCGTTTTTGAGATTGAGAGAAGGCCGGGTAGGCACAATAGCTTGTAATTATTAGGGGCGGGTGGTGGCGGCGGGCCAATTTGGGGTGGTTTTCTGCCTACAAAAATCAAACCCAAGTACTCCACGGACCCGAGTATTTCCCTCCTTTGCAGCCGGTCGGCGCCGTCAAAGCGCACGTGTTCAGCAGCTCTCCGTCGGGGGGAAGCGAAAGCATGCGGCTGATGTACCTGCTCGCAATCACTGCCGCCAGCCGCTCTATTTACCTCTCCACTCCGTACTTCATTCCCGATGCACCGGCGATCAAAGCGCTAACCGATGCCGCAAAGCGCGGCGTAACCGTCCAGATCATTACAGTCGGCAACCACACAGACAGTGAGACGGTAAGGCGTGCATCCCGCGCGCGCTGGGGTGCCTTACTCGAGGCCGGCGTTGAAATACATGAATATCAGCCGACCATGTACCACTGCAAGGTGATGATCGTAGACGGGCTCTGGACAACGTTGGGCTCGACGAATTTCGATCCCCGTTCATTTAGCCTGAATGACGAGGCTAATGTTAACTTTTACGATGTCGATTTTGCCAGACGTCATATCGGGATTTTTCAGGAAGATTTGGCGCATTCGCGACAGGTTACATTCCAGGAGTGGAAGGACCGGCCGCTTGCCGAAAAATCCTGGGAGCATGCTGCAACGCTTTTCGGTTCGCAGTTATGACCCACGAAGCGTCAGGTTTGGTTTAGCCGGCATATCAGCATTAACCGGCCATGAGCGAAAGCAGGACGCTCTGCCAGAGGACCGAGAGCTGGAAAAGCGCTTGCTGGGTTTGATGCACAAGGTATGCAAAGGCGCGTCGGTCGGCTATCGGGTCGGACGGAAGCTACGCCGTCTCGTGCGCCTGAGGGCGTCAGCAAGCAGGGCGAAGTTGGCAGAGCCGCCGAGCACCGGCGAAGTCTGCTGACGATCACTTTGTGGAAGGAATGTCGCACAGAAGGTGACTCGAAAACAAAGGAGACTGCAGTGGCAATGTTCATGAAAACGCTTTACACGCCCGGAGTGGCGCACTTGTCGTACATTTTTGGAGACGGCGGCCAGGCATCGGTCATCGATCCCCGCCGTGATGTCAACGAGTATCTGGAAATCGCCCACCGCAGCGGGGCGAAGATCACCCACATCTTCGAGACGCATCGCAACGAGGACTACGTCATCGGCTCGCTCGAGTTGGCCCGGCGCACCGGAGCTGAAATCTACCATGGCAGTCAGCTCGACTTCCAATACGGCAACCCGGTGAACGAGGGTGATGAGTTCCAACTGGGCAACGTCAAGCTCTCGATCCTCCACACACCCGGCCATACGATGGAGAGCATCTCGATCGTCTACAGCGACTTAACGTTCAGCGATGACCCGCTGGGTATATTCACCGGCGACGCCCTGTTCATCGGTGATGTGGGCCGGACCGATTTCTACCCCGATCGTGCTGAAGAAGTCTCGGGCATGCTTTACGACAGCATTTTTCAGAAGATCTTGCCGTTGGGCGAACATGTGCTCCTGTGGCCTGCTCACGGGGCGGGCTCGGTGTGTGGTTCCGGCATCGCGGAACGCAACTTTTCGACACTTGGCTACGAGCGAAAGCACAACCCTGTGTTGCAGAAGACGGATCGTGAAGAGTTCATCCGCTTCAAGGTCAATGAAGAACACTTCCAGCCTCCTTACTTCCGGCAGATGGAAAAATATAACCTGGAGGGTGCTCCGCGGCTGGACCAATTGCCGATTCCTAAACCTTTATCTTCGGATGAATTCGCCCGGGCTGCGGATGGCGGGATGCTTGTGGTCGATATTCGCAGTACCGAGGCCTATGCGGGCGCTCACGTGCCGAAGAGCTTTTCCCTTCCGCTGGACATGCTGCCCGCCTTTGCCGGCATGTTTCTCGCTTACGACCAGCCGCTCGGCTTGATTGTCGAAGACTACAGCCAGATCGAGGATGCGGTGCGCGGCTTGACTAGGATTGGCTACGACCAGGTCGACGGTTTCCTGGCCGGAGGGCTTCATGCCTGGGAGACGAGCGGACGGGGCTACGACAGGATCGAGGCCATTCACATCACGGATCTGGAACAGCGGATAGACGATGGCGATGGCTTCACGCTGCTGGATGCGCGCAGCAAGGAGGAATTCGAGTCCGGCCATCTTCGCACGGCGGTTCAAGTCTACTTGGGCGATTTGCCCTCGAAGCTCGAACAGATCCCGAGACGCCGACCGATCACCACGTTTTGCGAGACCGGCGAGCGGGCTACGATCGCGGCGGCGTTCCTGAGACGCCAGGGCATGGAACGCGTCGAGGTTTGCCTCGGATCGATGTCCGCGTGCTCCCACGTGGCGTGTCAGGTGATTATTGGAGACTGACGTGACATGTTAACCGAACCATGAAGGAGTTGAAGAATGTCAAGTCGCAACGTGCTTCACGTGATCGGGCTGATCGTCGCGACGCCGATGCTTGCCCTCGCCCAAACCGAGGCAGTTGACCCGGGCGCGACGGGCCCTGCCTGGTCGCCGTACCTGGTGGGGGTGTTGATCGGCGTGCTCAGCATGTTCACGTTTTACTTCAGTGCCAAGCCGCTCGGCGCGTCGACCGCTTTTGCCAACGTTGCCGGACTGATCGGCCGGCTGATCGCCCCGCGGCATACCGATTCCTTGCACTTCTACGCAGACAAGAAAGCTTCCAAGATTGACTGGCAAGTGGCGCTGGTGATCGGTGTGATCGCAGGTGCGTTCCTGGCGGCATGGAGCGGTGGCGAAATCACCGGCCGATGGCTGCCGCCGATGTGGGCGGAGCGGTTCGGCGAAAGTGTCTGGTTGAGGATGGCTGTTGGCTTTCTCGGCGGCGCCCTGATGGCCTTTGGTGCGCGGATGGCAGGCGGTTGCACCAGCGGACACGGCATCAGCGGCGCGATGCAACTCTCCGTCGGCTCGTGGATAGCGCCGCTGGGCTCCTTCGTCGGCGGAGTTGCCACCGCGATGCTTCTGTTCTACGCCTGAAAAAAAGTGGTGAAATCATGGCACAAGATGAAACCAAGAACCCGACCAGGAACGAAGATCCCCAGCCGGACGGTCCGCCGGAAAACCGGGCAGCCCAGCTTGGACTTGGGTTCCTTTTCGGCATGATCTTCGGTTTTTTGTTGCAAAAAGGCGGCGTCGCGAAGTACGAGGTCCTGATCGGCATGCTCTTGTTTGAGGATTTCACGGTCGTGAAGGTGATGATGTCGGCCGTGGTCGTGGGCATGAT harbors:
- a CDS encoding phospholipase D-like domain-containing protein gives rise to the protein MRLMYLLAITAASRSIYLSTPYFIPDAPAIKALTDAAKRGVTVQIITVGNHTDSETVRRASRARWGALLEAGVEIHEYQPTMYHCKVMIVDGLWTTLGSTNFDPRSFSLNDEANVNFYDVDFARRHIGIFQEDLAHSRQVTFQEWKDRPLAEKSWEHAATLFGSQL
- a CDS encoding MBL fold metallo-hydrolase, with protein sequence MFMKTLYTPGVAHLSYIFGDGGQASVIDPRRDVNEYLEIAHRSGAKITHIFETHRNEDYVIGSLELARRTGAEIYHGSQLDFQYGNPVNEGDEFQLGNVKLSILHTPGHTMESISIVYSDLTFSDDPLGIFTGDALFIGDVGRTDFYPDRAEEVSGMLYDSIFQKILPLGEHVLLWPAHGAGSVCGSGIAERNFSTLGYERKHNPVLQKTDREEFIRFKVNEEHFQPPYFRQMEKYNLEGAPRLDQLPIPKPLSSDEFARAADGGMLVVDIRSTEAYAGAHVPKSFSLPLDMLPAFAGMFLAYDQPLGLIVEDYSQIEDAVRGLTRIGYDQVDGFLAGGLHAWETSGRGYDRIEAIHITDLEQRIDDGDGFTLLDARSKEEFESGHLRTAVQVYLGDLPSKLEQIPRRRPITTFCETGERATIAAAFLRRQGMERVEVCLGSMSACSHVACQVIIGD
- a CDS encoding YeeE/YedE thiosulfate transporter family protein, which translates into the protein MSSRNVLHVIGLIVATPMLALAQTEAVDPGATGPAWSPYLVGVLIGVLSMFTFYFSAKPLGASTAFANVAGLIGRLIAPRHTDSLHFYADKKASKIDWQVALVIGVIAGAFLAAWSGGEITGRWLPPMWAERFGESVWLRMAVGFLGGALMAFGARMAGGCTSGHGISGAMQLSVGSWIAPLGSFVGGVATAMLLFYA
- a CDS encoding IS1634 family transposase: MVEYFQLAHNERHPDTRKPVARIIHNFGRADQLDRQELIRLCRSIARVCGITVVDPLDDEVLSATPPGEAGFFEDLKIRKTRAFGCPMVIEALWERLGLKKTLEGVVNAKGLRVPYERALMAMTANRLCDPESKLGVWDRWLSRVYLPSCDGLQLKHMYEAMDLLYEHADKIEEAIFFHIADLFNLEVDLIFYDTTTASFHVDQEDDPDRYANATLRKFGHSKEGTWSPQVVVALAVTREGIPVRSWVLPGNTSDVATVEKVRADLRGWNLGRAMFVADSGMNSEDNRRELARACGKYLLACRMSNVAEIRKKVLSKRGRYTVFKDNLHAKEVVVGDGERRRRYILCYNPREAERQRKHREMTVAVLEKELESHKDASATAQWAIELLASRRFKRYLKVTKTNKVRIDRGKIREAETYDGKWVLETNDDTISLEDAACGYKGLMVIERCFRSLKRTQIRMMPMYHWASRRIEAHVKICVLALLIERVAELACDRPWHQIQGALDELQITEFFNLNFRVLMRNELPAKTINILKLLKITPPKQVIELEKLT